The Coffea arabica cultivar ET-39 chromosome 3c, Coffea Arabica ET-39 HiFi, whole genome shotgun sequence genome contains a region encoding:
- the LOC113735408 gene encoding uncharacterized protein, translated as MSIIRHKYKPINTSGEHEGIPIATVNRKPVRRICKCQSSVLAELGEKGKLQDTQPRFGPFYRQDEPAVNGKKEAWDKVLEKSEDRNKTKEDYLFAIRRIEKRARAIYADADSGDLDDLTESEFRWMMIKDGCFFLQLALFILGVPSMTLGYSSNHIIFGKKRNNEDVKKWIQAMFFVGNQLPLLVLNELMKQRFFQTILPEVDKETPADVPRRILYESLIFPAREYMENQTITSPTPRSGQQQPSDLLLALHISMCGLGGILRNANLLANETENVDLEAGRGVNQAKDLTFSAMELKKKGIYFQKEEKVGCTCTHKINFNDCFLFSRLYLPVFTVDDDTELVFKSLKLYEVSQGNHERQVRSYLHLMSDLICTYEDVKLLAETGIIKADNLYLKEQLPTILGNMVGQDKINTSDHPTLRVRLRDYNTAPWEKFKIVAFLIFVFTAVQTFFALFGYIRPPH; from the coding sequence ATGTCAATTATCCGGCACAAATACAAACCGATAAACACTTCAGGTGAACATGAAGGCATCCCAATAGCAACAGTCAATCGGAAGCCTGTTCGTAGGATATGCAAGTGCCAGTCTTCAGTCCTTGCTGAACTTGGAGAAAAGGGAAAGCTCCAAGACACACAACCCAGATTTGGCCCATTTTACCGCCAAGATGAGCCGGCGGTCAATGGAAAGAAGGAAGCGTGGGATAAGGTATTGGAAAAATCTGAAGACAGGAACAAAACCAAAGAAGATTACTTGTTTGCTATAAGAAGGATAGAGAAAAGAGCCAGGGCTATTTATGCTGATGCGGATTCAGGAGACCTGGATGACTTGACAGAGTCTGAGTTCCGCTGGATGATGATTAAAGATGGTTGCTTCTTCCTCCAGTTGGCATTATTCATCCTTGGAGTTCCGTCCATGACATTGGGGTATTCTTCCAATCACataatttttggcaaaaaaaggAACAATGAGGACGTCAAGAAATGGATTCAAGCGATGTTCTTTGTTGGAAATCAATTACCACTTTTGGTGCTAAACGAGTTAATGAAGCAAAGGTTTTTCCAGACAATTTTGCCTGAGGTGGACAAGGAAACCCCAGCAGACGTGCCCAGGAGGATCTTGTATGAGTCACTGATTTTTCCTGCTCGAGAATATATGGAAAATCAAACTATCACATCTCCAACACCCCGGAGCGGACAGCAACAACCTTCTGACTTGCTCCTTGCCCTTCACATCTCGATGTGTGGGTTGGGAGGAATTCTGCGGAATGCCAACCTCCTTGCAAATGAAACAGAAAATGTTGATCTGGAAGCCGGCAGGGGTGTCAACCAGGCCAAGGACTTGACTTTCAGTGCCATGGAgttgaaaaaaaagggaatttattttcaaaaagaggaaaaggtgGGATGTACATGTACTCATAAGATTAATTTTAATGACTGCTTCCTCTTCTCTCGTCTTTACTTGCCGGTTTTTACGGTTGATGATGATACGGAATTAGTATTCAAAAGCTTGAAGCTTTACGAAGTGAGTCAGGGCAACCACGAACGCCAAGTGAGATCCTATCTGCATTTGATGAGTGATCTCATTTGTACGTATGAGGATGTCAAACTCTTAGCAGAGACCGGAATCATCAAGGCAGACAACCTTTACCTTAAAGAACAGTTGCCAACAATCTTGGGCAATATGGTCGGCCAGGACAAGATCAACACTTCAGACCACCCTACTTTGAGGGTCAGACTTAGGGATTACAACACAGCTCCCTGGGAAAAGTTCAAAATAGTggctttcttgatttttgtcttCACCGCAGTCCAAACATTCTTTGCACTGTTTGGTTACATCAGACCCCCACATTAA